One Brassica napus cultivar Da-Ae chromosome C4, Da-Ae, whole genome shotgun sequence genomic region harbors:
- the LOC106414144 gene encoding probable L-gulonolactone oxidase 6, which yields MTSLMSTLLLLQCVSTLVFTTISTPPDDPVKCVSGNSDCTVTNSYGAFPDRSTCRAAEVTYPTTEAELISIVAAATKTGRKMRVTTRYSHSITKLVCVDGTDGLFISTKFLNHTVQADADAMTLTVESGVTLRQLIAEAAKIGLALPYAPYWWGLTVGGMMGTGAHGSSLWGKGSAVHDHVTEIRMVSPGSVNDGFAKVRVLSETTTPNEFNAAKVSLGVLGVISQVTFTLQPMFKRSLRYVMKNDSDFGDQAVTFGKKHEFADFIWLPSQGKVVYRMDDRVLVNTSGNGLFDILPFRSQLSAALAIIRSSEETQERFRDANGKCVGATLISSTLFASSYGLTNNGIIFTGYPVTGSQNRMMSSGSCLDSLQDGLITACPWDSRIKSEFFHQTTFSVPLTQVKSFIDDIKSLVKIERKSLCGLELYYGILMRYVTSSPAYLGKETEALDFDLTYYRAKDPLTPRIYEDFIEEIEQIALFKYNALPHWGKNRNLAFDGVIKKYKNAPAFLKVKESFDPTGLFSTEWTDQILGIKGNVTIVKDGCALEGLCICSEDAHCAPTKRYLCRPGKVYKEARVCTRVSGISVIQSVSY from the exons ATGACCTCACTAATGAGCACCCTTCTCCTATTACAATGTGTATCTACACTAGTCTTCACTACCATCTCAACACCACCTGATGATCCTGTCAAGTGTGTGTCTGGAAACTCTGACTGTACAGTCACAAACTCATATGGAGCCTTTCCAGATAGATCCACGTGTCGAGCCGCAGAAGTAACCTATCCAACCACTGAAGCTGAGCTCATATCAATCGTGGCTGCAGCTACTAAAACCGGACGGAAAATGCGTGTAACCACAAGATATTCCCATAGCATCACTAAACTCGTGTGTGTCGACGGAACGGACGGTTTGTTCATAAGCACAAAGTTTCTAAACCACACAGTGCAAGCCGATGCAGATGCCATGACCCTGACGGTTGAGAGCGGTGTGACACTTAGGCAGTTAATCGCTGAAGCGGCTAAGATTGGATTGGCGTTACCTTATGCACCATATTGGTGGGGACTGACCGTGGGTGGTATGATGGGAACCGGTGCTCACGGGAGCTCATTGTGGGGTAAAGGAAGTGCGGTCCATGATCATGTGACAGAGATCAGGATGGTTAGTCCTGGCTCGGTCAATGATGGGTTTGCAAAGGTTAGAGTTTTAAGCGAAACTACGACTCCTAATGAGTTTAATGCGGCTAAGGTTTCTCTTGGTGTTCTTGGTGTTATCTCTCAG GTGACTTTTACATTGCAACCGATGTTTAAGAGATCGTTACGGTATGTTATGAAAAATGATTCGGATTTTGGGGATCAAGCTGTGACATTTGGAAAGAAACATGAGTTTGCGGATTTCATATGGTTACCAAGCCAAGGCAAAGTAGTGTATCGAATGGACGACCGAGTACTTGTCAACACATCGGGCAACGGTTTGTTTGACATTTTGCCGTTCCGTTCACAGCTCTCGGCGGCATTAGCCATCATAAGATCATCAG AGGAGACGCAAGAGAGGTTCAGAGATGCGAATGGGAAGTGTGTAGGAGCCACACTTATTTCATCTACACTGTTTGCTAGTTCATATGGTTTGACCAACAATG GCATTATATTCACCGGTTATCCCGTCACTGGAAGCCAAAACCGTATGATGTCGTCAGGATCATGCTTAGACAGTCTTCAAGATGGGTTGATCACGGCGTGTCCATGGGATTCACGTATAAAAAGCGAATTCTTTCACCAAACAACTTTCAGTGTTCCACTTACGCAAGTCAAAAGTTTCATCGACGACATCAAATCTCTTGTTAAGATCGAACGTAAATCTCTATGCGGACTTGAGCTATATTACGGTATTCTCATGCGCTATGTCACATCTTCTCCAGCTTATCTTGGGAAAGAAACCGAAGCTTTAGACTTTGACCTAACTTATTACCGAGCCAAAGACCCACTAACACCACGGATTTACGAAGATTTCATCGAGGAGATTGAGCAAATTGCTTTGTTCAAATATAACGCATTGCCACATTGGGGTAAGAACAGAAACTTAGCGTTTGATGGAGTGATTAAAAAGTATAAGAACGCGCCAGCGTTCTTGAAAGTAAAGGAGAGTTTTGATCCGACCGGTTTATTCTCGACCGAATGGACCGATCAGATCTTAGGGATCAAAGGAAACGTGACAATAGTAAAAGATGGATGTGCATTGGAGGGTTTGTGTATATGTTCGGAGGATGCTCACTGTGCTCCGACAAAAAGATATTTGTGTCGACCGGGAAAAGTTTACAAAGAAGCTAGAGTTTGTACACGTGTCAGTGGGATAAGTGTGATTCAATCAGTAAGTTATTAA